A window from Acidobacteriota bacterium encodes these proteins:
- a CDS encoding dipeptidase codes for MNYRTIARSIFVLAVLSIAACAGEVVVEPDRQTEDLRTQADRLALEMLIVDTHIDVPYRMANGVEDISQRTEGGDFDYPRAKQGGLDAPFMSIYVPASYQAEGGAKEFADELIDMVEGFEESWPDKFAVAKTSAEVEAIAAEGKIALPMGMENGAPVEDDLANLRHFFDRGIRYITLTHSENNQICDSSYSEERQWNGLSPFGREVVAEMNRLGIMIDVSHVSDDAFYQVMELSTAPVIASHSSARRYTPDFERNMDDDMIRLLAEKGGVIHINFGSAFLDAEAREKGQALWAALRTYAEENQLQRGDPELQEYMEHYRQENPPVFADISDVVAHIDHVVDLVGIDHVGLGSDFDGVGDSLPTGLKDVSMYPNLIYELLKKGYSEDDVKKILSGNLMRVWRQVEAVAAAAGSANRAAA; via the coding sequence CCCGATCAATCTTCGTTCTCGCCGTCCTCTCGATCGCCGCCTGCGCCGGCGAGGTGGTGGTGGAACCGGACCGCCAAACGGAAGACTTGCGCACCCAGGCCGACCGCTTGGCGCTGGAGATGCTGATCGTCGACACCCACATCGACGTGCCCTATCGCATGGCGAACGGGGTAGAAGACATCTCCCAGCGTACCGAGGGCGGCGACTTCGACTACCCCCGCGCCAAGCAGGGCGGCCTCGACGCACCGTTCATGTCGATCTATGTGCCGGCCTCCTACCAGGCCGAAGGCGGCGCCAAGGAGTTCGCCGACGAGCTGATCGACATGGTCGAGGGCTTCGAAGAGAGCTGGCCGGACAAGTTTGCCGTCGCCAAGACGTCGGCGGAGGTCGAAGCGATCGCCGCCGAAGGCAAGATCGCCCTGCCGATGGGCATGGAAAACGGCGCGCCGGTGGAGGACGACCTCGCCAACCTGCGCCACTTCTTCGACCGGGGGATCCGCTACATCACCCTGACCCATTCGGAGAACAACCAGATCTGCGACTCGTCCTACTCCGAGGAGCGCCAGTGGAATGGCCTGTCGCCCTTCGGCCGCGAGGTGGTCGCCGAGATGAACCGCCTCGGCATCATGATCGACGTCTCGCACGTCTCGGACGACGCCTTCTACCAGGTGATGGAGCTGTCGACGGCGCCGGTGATCGCTTCCCACTCTTCGGCCCGCCGCTACACACCGGACTTCGAGCGCAATATGGACGACGACATGATCCGCCTACTAGCCGAGAAAGGCGGTGTGATCCATATCAACTTCGGCTCGGCGTTCCTCGATGCCGAGGCGCGGGAGAAGGGCCAGGCCCTGTGGGCCGCCCTACGCACCTATGCCGAAGAGAATCAGCTCCAACGGGGCGACCCGGAACTCCAGGAGTACATGGAGCACTACCGCCAAGAGAACCCACCGGTCTTTGCGGACATCAGCGACGTGGTGGCGCATATCGACCATGTGGTGGACTTGGTGGGTATCGATCACGTCGGCCTGGGGTCGGACTTCGACGGCGTCGGCGACTCTCTGCCCACGGGCCTCAAGGACGTGTCGATGTACCCCAACTTGATCTACGAGCTGCTCAAGAAGGGCTACTCCGAAGACGATGTGAAGAAGATCCTCAGCGGCAATTTGATGCGCGTCTGGCGGCAGGTCGAAGCGGTCGCTGCGGCCGCCGGATCGGCAAATCGCGCCGCCGCCTGA